The following proteins are co-located in the Acidicapsa acidisoli genome:
- the egtB gene encoding ergothioneine biosynthesis protein EgtB — MEAALISSAPRLRERYRLVRRRSVQLCEPLTPEDMMVQSCPEASPAKWHLAHTAWFFESFVLKEFLPSCRVFDPDFPWLFNSYYQSFAEFPEKRLRASFSRPGLGTILSYREYVDDAMGRLLGGDPPEEALRRIELGLNHEEQHQELLLTDIKHALYTNPLQPAYLDEDLEEEDRNGTTVPLEFLSYDGGLVEVGQRENSGFGFDNERPRHRVWLEPFQLASRLITCGEFAEFIEDRGYERPELWLSAGWDAVQECSWQAPLYWRKSDGEWSIGTLRGNQRLHRLANTPVAHVSYFEADAYARWSGKRLATEEEWESVAENVPVIPDRGNLLESGRLGPAAAGAGFDDLPQSFPQQLWGDCWEWTASAYLGYPGFAPLEGSLGEYNGKFMSGQMVLRGGSCVTPAGHIRSSYRNFFPPETRWQFSGIRLASS; from the coding sequence ATGGAAGCAGCGTTGATTTCGAGTGCGCCGCGATTGCGCGAGCGATACCGGCTGGTGCGGCGGCGGAGCGTGCAGCTTTGCGAGCCTCTGACGCCGGAGGACATGATGGTGCAGTCCTGCCCGGAGGCTTCTCCGGCGAAATGGCATTTGGCGCACACGGCCTGGTTTTTTGAGTCGTTTGTCCTGAAAGAGTTCCTGCCGAGCTGCCGGGTGTTTGATCCGGACTTCCCCTGGCTCTTCAATAGCTACTACCAGAGCTTTGCGGAGTTCCCGGAGAAACGCCTGCGGGCTTCGTTCTCTCGGCCTGGGCTGGGAACGATCCTGAGCTACCGGGAGTATGTGGACGACGCAATGGGGCGGCTTCTCGGTGGCGATCCTCCGGAGGAGGCTTTGCGGCGCATTGAACTGGGCCTGAACCACGAGGAGCAGCACCAGGAGCTGTTGCTCACCGACATCAAGCACGCCCTTTATACCAATCCCCTGCAGCCGGCCTATCTGGATGAGGATCTGGAAGAAGAAGACCGGAATGGGACGACGGTTCCGCTGGAATTCCTCAGTTATGACGGCGGTCTGGTCGAAGTTGGGCAGCGTGAGAACAGTGGCTTTGGCTTCGACAACGAGCGGCCGCGGCATCGGGTATGGCTGGAGCCGTTTCAATTGGCTTCGCGGCTGATTACCTGCGGCGAGTTTGCGGAGTTTATTGAAGACCGGGGATATGAGCGGCCGGAGCTCTGGCTCTCCGCCGGCTGGGATGCGGTACAGGAGTGTAGTTGGCAGGCCCCGCTTTACTGGCGCAAATCGGACGGCGAATGGAGCATTGGGACATTGCGCGGCAACCAGAGATTGCACCGGCTCGCGAACACTCCTGTAGCGCACGTAAGCTATTTCGAAGCAGACGCTTACGCACGCTGGAGCGGTAAGCGACTGGCCACCGAGGAGGAATGGGAGTCTGTGGCGGAGAATGTGCCAGTCATCCCCGACAGGGGAAATCTGCTGGAAAGCGGCCGATTGGGTCCGGCTGCAGCCGGTGCTGGTTTCGATGACTTGCCGCAGAGCTTTCCGCAACAGCTTTGGGGTGATTGTTGGGAGTGGACGGCGAGCGCCTACCTGGGTTATCCGGGGTTTGCACCTCTGGAGGGCTCGCTGGGTGAGTACAACGGCAAGTTCATGAGCGGGCAAATGGTGCTGCGCGGAGGGTCGTGCGTTACTCCAGCGGGACATATTCGCTCCAGCTATCGAAATTTCTTCCCGCCCGAGACCCGCTGGCAATTTTCAGGAATTCGGCTGGCTTCCTCGTAA